Proteins from a genomic interval of Benincasa hispida cultivar B227 chromosome 7, ASM972705v1, whole genome shotgun sequence:
- the LOC120082181 gene encoding 14-3-3-like protein GF14 iota isoform X2, whose product MSSAEKERETQVYMAKLAEQAERYDEMVECMKKVAKLDVELTVEERNLLSVGYKNVIGARRASWRIMSSIEQKEESKNNENNVKLIKSYRQKVEEELSKICTDILTIIDKHLIPSSTSSEASVFYYKMKGDYYRYLAEFKTDQERKEAADQSLKGYETASSTANTELPSTHPIRLGLALNFSVFYYEIMNSPERACHLAKQAFDEAIAELDTLSEESYKDSTLIMQLLRDNLTLWTSDLPEDGGEENLKAEDSKPAAPAPER is encoded by the exons ATGTCGTCCGCCGAGAAGGAAAGAGAGACGCAGGTCTACATGGCCAAGCTTGCAGAACAGGCCGAACGCTACGACG AAATGGTGGAGTGTATGAAGAAAGTTGCTAAACTAGATGTTGAGCTAACCGTGGAAGAGAGAAACTTGCTTTCTGTTGGATACAAAAATGTTATAGGTGCTAGGCGAGCTTCTTGGCGCATCATGTCCTCAATTGAACAGAAGGAAGAGTCCAAAAACAATGAGAATAATGTTAAACTTATTAAGAGTTACCGTCAGAAGGTGGAGGAGGAGCTTTCCAAGATCTGTACCGATATTCTGACTATTATTGACAAGCACCTCAtcccttcttcaacctcttcaGAAGCATCAGTTTTCTACTACAAGAT GAAAGGTGATTATTACCGATATCTGGCTGAGTTCAAAACAGATCAAGAAAGAAAGGAGGCAGCTGACCAGTCATTGAAGGGATATGAG ACTGCTTCGAGCACCGCAAATACCGAACTTCCATCAACCCACCCAATCCGTCTTGGCCTTGCTCTCAACTTTTCTGTCTTCTACTATGAAATTATGAATTCTCCTGAAAg GGCTTGTCACTTGGCTAAACAAGCTTTTGACGAGGCAATTGCAGAGTTGGATACTTTGAGTGAGGAATCATACAAGGACAGTACCCTCATAATGCAGTTGCTGAGAGATAACCTCACTCTCTGGACATCTGATTTACCAGAAGATGGAG GTGAAGAGAACCTCAAAGCTGAGGATTCCAAACCGGCAGCACCAGCCCCCGAG CGTTAA
- the LOC120082181 gene encoding 14-3-3-like protein GF14 iota isoform X1 has translation MSSAEKERETQVYMAKLAEQAERYDEMVECMKKVAKLDVELTVEERNLLSVGYKNVIGARRASWRIMSSIEQKEESKNNENNVKLIKSYRQKVEEELSKICTDILTIIDKHLIPSSTSSEASVFYYKMKGDYYRYLAEFKTDQERKEAADQSLKGYETASSTANTELPSTHPIRLGLALNFSVFYYEIMNSPERACHLAKQAFDEAIAELDTLSEESYKDSTLIMQLLRDNLTLWTSDLPEDGGEENLKAEDSKPAAPAPEQR, from the exons ATGTCGTCCGCCGAGAAGGAAAGAGAGACGCAGGTCTACATGGCCAAGCTTGCAGAACAGGCCGAACGCTACGACG AAATGGTGGAGTGTATGAAGAAAGTTGCTAAACTAGATGTTGAGCTAACCGTGGAAGAGAGAAACTTGCTTTCTGTTGGATACAAAAATGTTATAGGTGCTAGGCGAGCTTCTTGGCGCATCATGTCCTCAATTGAACAGAAGGAAGAGTCCAAAAACAATGAGAATAATGTTAAACTTATTAAGAGTTACCGTCAGAAGGTGGAGGAGGAGCTTTCCAAGATCTGTACCGATATTCTGACTATTATTGACAAGCACCTCAtcccttcttcaacctcttcaGAAGCATCAGTTTTCTACTACAAGAT GAAAGGTGATTATTACCGATATCTGGCTGAGTTCAAAACAGATCAAGAAAGAAAGGAGGCAGCTGACCAGTCATTGAAGGGATATGAG ACTGCTTCGAGCACCGCAAATACCGAACTTCCATCAACCCACCCAATCCGTCTTGGCCTTGCTCTCAACTTTTCTGTCTTCTACTATGAAATTATGAATTCTCCTGAAAg GGCTTGTCACTTGGCTAAACAAGCTTTTGACGAGGCAATTGCAGAGTTGGATACTTTGAGTGAGGAATCATACAAGGACAGTACCCTCATAATGCAGTTGCTGAGAGATAACCTCACTCTCTGGACATCTGATTTACCAGAAGATGGAG GTGAAGAGAACCTCAAAGCTGAGGATTCCAAACCGGCAGCACCAGCCCCCGAG CAGCGTTAA